In Glycine soja cultivar W05 chromosome 10, ASM419377v2, whole genome shotgun sequence, the genomic stretch TGACGCGGCAGGTCATGGCATTCTTCAGCCAAATGCAGTCCCAGCTTCAGTCgtagatgcaatctcagggacttgcagtgcctcctggccctctggttggtccctccggtcctcgagtgagcacaaaggggagttgtgttgatccctcaggaaacgatcctgagacgggtgactctgacaggtgcggcttgcacatagaagcagatcctgcccgcttggttgccatggggagagtttatgagggatccactcttgttcataacacttctttgttgcctggccaagtaaaggtgagtgtggaggaggttacatATGcaatgctccagttcctgtacccactgatgaggtttccttagtggggcaggcacttcacaccttccttgcttggccgacacatctggtcaagtctttatcacaacaggtacttattgtccttagtatatgtttcttctttttaaattaattcattaagcgtgcctcaaattaggctatttaactttgtttcatgaacaggtagctatgcctccggcaaaaccacctccaaaGCCTGATCCgaaggtcgatgatccgctttatctgatgacattgaccatcccagagcttttcttgaggccttatcaggttagatgggatgtcACCATGTTCagggtctttaatccagatttccccctctacataaagcacgaagacctctccgaaatcgcacacggtggtcaatgactcagcatatcagtgttacagttgtggattctgtaggtcattttatattacttttaattacctaagttattgctttcaataggcatctcactgaaacatgtatgcgagcagggaattctgatatctatggattcctcgagccacagtccattcagaggtctgggcaatcgcagtttgagtctaaaagttacataaagagttggatgcagagttcacaacacgatgtctatcttggagcctacctaaatgggtaagtcacaaaataactgaatttaattaatgtttactaatgtactaacccattttaggttccactgcagcggacactggcagatgatGGTCAttctgcccaaggaacacctagttgtttggttttgttcattgcataacaggccagacaactaccttaaggggattattaataggttagtgttcttttcaatacatttgattgaaatacctcaacgtacaacatcagtttttaattgttactcatctggaacagtgctttaaaaggtcttgatgatgctccacagcctaaatcaaagggtcctgctaggtggattgtcatcaaggtacgtcatttacataaaacttccacttatatatatttctttatgtgtctatACACTATTTGTTTAactaatatccaaatttcattatgtatttagtgtaatagacaaaaaggaagtactgagtgcggctactatgtgatgcactggatgtccaccatcattttaggaacttttatgaataattgggaagcggtaagtttatttcaaacaaaatagatttatttataatttgtattacattattaacttattatgatttatttcatcatgcagtattttaacgatcctagaccattggagctagagagattaaaggcattgcggatccagtgggcacagttttatctccgagttagagattaGGCCTAGGGTTTAGGGACATTatctttagctttagtttactttggtttaacaattttgacattttctatgtaatatgaacattgaattcatttgatgattgttctttatgataaatcaattatttgatgtttattatcattaaaactgcttgaaagtagaataaaatgtttatttgctgtgaattgggcttgaaattgcatttgacaggtacaattttgggtttactgtaaaaacagaaagtatatataaaaaaaatacttgaaaacaacatcggttattaacaaaaatcgatgttaatatggtaaacaacatcggttattcacaAAAACGGATGTCGACATAAACCTTAACATCGGTCAaacacaaaaccgatgttaacttttgtacattaacatcagttattcctacataaccgatgttaccgtttctatattaacatcgattatttatacataaccgatgttaatgtacataagttaacatcggctatctatacataaccgatgttaatgtacaaatgttaacatcggttatctataaAGAATCGATGTTAAagttgtacattaacatcggttttctgtgaATAGTcgatgttatatacaaagaCGTACAACAAATAAGtatatgcatcatcaacgttgacatcggttttctactgaaaccgatgttaatgtcaTATATTAAGATCGGTTTTCTAcgaaaatcaatgttaatatattaaattaatatcggTTCTTACagacaaccgatgttaatatttaacattaacatcggttttactacaAAATCGATGTCAACTTTCGTCAtgcatacactttttttgctgtagttctttgtgtttaacattggttatttataaaactgatgttatcatatttatgttaacatcggtttttgaaaaccgatgttaacgatgatacattcaacatcggttttagtgccgatgtagaatgccctaaataaccgatgttgaaagtgtaatttCTAATAGTAGGGACACAAATGTTGCTCTTCACTGTTACCATCAACTAACTAGTGCTAACTTATGTTTTGAAATTATCAATATGAGGGATCATaatattcatttcattttaattttttataaatagttatgagtattattattttccatTTCGGGAAAATTAGACTATCATAATATTCCctttttagtctttttaattTCTGGTTTCTACTTAACAATTTAACCATGACTAATCATTAGGTATTGCTAATTTAACAGGTTTTGCAATAGTGTAGCTTCAGAAAATCTGTtagtaaattttcttttatccttTACTGTAGTTATACTACAAGGCCACAAGTAACTTTTCTTGTGGATTCCATTCCAAGTTTTCTGAGCTAGTCATGTGTATGTCTAGTCTACTTCATCATGTTTGAAAAGGATCGTGTCAATGGAatctagaaaaagaaaaaaaaagcaaaaaaaaaaatgagagaaaaatttgCTGCTAAATTCAAGAGAGTGGCTGGTTTAGCTAGCTGAGAAAAATTTGCTACCTACTTATGTCGCATGGACTGTCTAATCAGTATTGTTTCAATGATATACTGATGTATGTGTGCATAGTTTTcccaaatacttttttttaaaaaatgaagtatataaaaataaaatcatgccTATATATATTTGGATAGGTTTAAAAAGGACTTGCCACTAGCAAAACAGTACATTTGAACAAAACCTATGCAGAGAGGAATTGATGACAAAATTAACCAAAATGAATCTGATAGAATTTGAGGGAGAAGGTGCCATTTTCATTTGGTAGATATTGGAAAAGACAAACTATCTCTTAGAATCGATatcaagtttaaaaattatgtaacaTTACTAACTTGTATAGTGAAGGACATGAAAGTTTTTGCTGCATGGTAAAGTAGGTTTGTccttttcatataaaattagcTTCGCTTGTTTCATTTGACTCATTGACTGCACTGGCTTTAGGGAACGTTTGGATAGTATATACAACCAATAACCTATGTTGATCAGTAGAGCTGAAATGATACATATCATTACtaacatatattaattagaAGTTATCCAAAGAATTAACccttcttgaagtgttctttaCGGGGTGAATTTCTTGGAATTTTTTACATTTCTGAAGTTTTGTTATGctcatttttgtttgatttaacaTTATTCTTGCATCCGGTGCTGTAGGTAATGAGTTGAGTGGTAAGGGCATGGGTGCAAGTGTTGGTGTTGCACAATATGGGAAAGACTTGATAAAGCTTATTCTAAGCACGTTATACGAGAGCTCCAAGTTCAAGCCTTCACTTGTCGCACCTGGaggattttatgaaaaatattggtATGACAGGCTTCTTCAGGTTTCGGGTTTAGGCATAATCAATGTTCTGACTcatcatttatataatttggGCCCAGGTTTGATTGTCAATTACTTAATTCTTTCTACTATATAGGCTTTGTTACCAAGGGTGATATACTTTGTTCACTTGCTTGAAAAATACTATTGTCTATCATTCCTGATCAGTGTTTCTAAGTTGATTTCTCTTTCAGGTAGTGATGAGCATCTTGAAAGGAAGATTCTAGATCATGAGCGCTTGAGTAGGGTGGAATCAATTTTCGGAAATCTTTCAgaaatcattaaaatatatgGTCCTTGGTCTTCTGCATGGGTAGGAGAAGCTGGAGGGGCATACAACAGTGGTGTCAATCATGTTTCTAACAGATTTCTAAACAGCTTTTGGTGGGTAAAATTGGTTGTCCATTCCTTCCAtcagtttttgttcttttttaatttctaaaggaTGGATTATGATGTTTTTTCTGTTATATTTAGCAAAACATGTTGCTAAATATAAAATTGGTTCTTTTTTAAATTGGTTGTGATTTATTGtaagttttgaaatttaaatggctCAGGTACTTAGATCAACTTGGAATAGCATCTTGCTACAACACTAAAGTCTATTGCAGACAGACTTTAATTGGAGGGAACTATGACCTTCTCAATACCACTACCTTTGCTCCCAATCCTAACTACTACAGGTAAGTACTAATTGAAAATTGCaacaaacaaaaagagaatacttttttttccttgaaggTTAATTGAAGATTTCTGGTGATTATTACATCATGTTTGAACATATCTAATCCTAGGTTCTGGCCTTGTTTCTAAATAGTGCACTTTTGTGGCATCGGTTAATGGGAAAGAAGGTTCTTGCGGTCTCAAGTGATGTTCATATTaaagacttttacctacagttaggaaatgtaagtagaagttaataacttttacctacagttgaagatgatagatacatattaaagacttttacctacagttaggAAATGTAAGTAGAAGctaatgacttttacctacacactATACATAGTAGGTAAAACCTACAGTGACAGACAATTAGCCATCATTATACGCCCCTCAAAGTTGACAGAAGAAACGTCCGTAGGACAAAGTCTATCATACATTTACCtacagattttttatttatagtgacaATTTTTGTCCGTAGGTataggtcatttttcttgtagtgaaaATTTTATATAGTTGTAGgtatagataataataaaaatgaatatttattgcattttattaGCACAAAATATGGACTTCAGGCCTGTACTTGAAAATTACCAATATATATAGTTGGATGtaacttattttgaaatatgtgACTATTACttgaagttaaaataaaatgttgtagtgatttataatatttgaaggTAATCTCCATAAAAAAGATGATActgtatgaaattatttcttttgtacTGGTTATCTGTTAGACAAGTggtctcagatatcttaagaaggggggttgaattaagatattacaaactatttccccaattaaaattctaccttaatttcaatgcaagttccaagttcccttaaaaatgaattcctaaatgatgattgaaattaaacaatctgaatataaatgtaaagcaataataaataaaagagtttaagggaagagaaagtgcaaactcagatttatactggttcagccacacccttgtgcctacgtcctttccccaagcaacccgcttgagagttttactatcttgtaaaatccctttacaagttctgaaccacacaaggacaatccttcctttgtgttcagatttctttacaacaagagaccctcggtctctcaaTCCCTTTTGAgaataagaaataagagaagaataaatctctcttgaaagagatagattatacaatttaagcactcaattaattccttattgaattgcaagtgtattgaccaaggaattcttaagaggataaaatgtttttgctctttaagagaataagactttttgttctgaaaaactctgaacaaattcgtgttccaagtcacatataaatagccctttgatggctatgtaaaaatcatttgaaaagttgtgactcttggaaataattttctaaaaatctcctctggtaatgaattacaagatttgtgtaatcgattacaggctttaaaatttgaatcaaaacgtttattaactgctggtaatcgattaccaatattgtgtaattgattacacaatgtaaaatttgaattcaaatttctaatagctgttataaatcattttggccattggtaatcgattacatcctctggtaatcaattaccagagagtaaatctcttgaaaaagactttttaacttaaatttcttggccaaaccttttgcaatttcaattaggaattcccttcctaaaatactagagatcttcttgatgttgtatcttgtattcttggattgttgtcttgaattaaacttgagaagcgcattttcatcaaatcatcacgatcatatggcatcatcaaaacatcaaaggcaaagtCTTTGCTTTTACAATCTccaagtctttgcttctacaatctccccctttttgatgatgacaatttaattcttgaaatcaagatacaaacAATGTATATGCATGATATATTGCGTTCACTCATTTCATACTCCCCCTaagttttggaattgatgatcacttgatttctaagcttctatACCACCCCATTTCTCTCCCCTTTTGGCAACaccaaaaagccaaagtgcgtggCAATCAACACAAGATAATATAATGGAGGGGACATAATCAATCATAAGTCACAACCAAACATAAGCTAAACATAAATAAGTCATAACCAAAAATAATTCAAGCATTCGGAAGTGAAAAATATAATCCAAATAGTCATAATTCAAAACCACATAGAATCCAAGCATAAAAGACTAAAGTCCAAATaccaaaaaataactaaaatgcaGAAAATGATAACATAAAGatcatagccaaatacacggcttataagaaaagagaattataaactaaacactaagaaggtggtggtggtggtggaagatcgaaactctgacaaATATAACCCACATCCTTTTCAAGCTGCGTGAGATGGATATCCATTCCTACAAAACAATTATCCAAAGAATCAAATCGTTCACCAACATAAGTGCGAAGACCCCATAACTCTGAAAGAACTTCATTTATAAGGGCAGAATCATCTcgctgaggaggaggagaaggagtacgctcatcttgTGGAGGGAGTGCatctttcttcagccattgaccattacGATCCTTACGGTAACCAAATGAAGTGACTACACCAGCACCTatagcaaaggaacgcttgacttgaacaaaaggttcatcatcaagaggaatttgaaaatgacagaGAAAGAGGGTGACCAATTGAGGAtatggaagaggtgcattggcccgtaatgccttatgcattcggtaccgaaccaagtgagcccagtcgatctgacatccggtaaggaaagcccacatcaaaatcaagtcctcctcagaggcttgagctGAATTTGAAGAATGGGGAAgaaaaattctaacaataatatagtgcatgatgcgattatcaaaggtTAATGAtccggccaacaatctaccggtcatttcagcctggtcattacaaaccatacggcgagcatcatgactagaataatcgaatttccagtcatcagcaatggtgccctcaaaaggtgcaccttgactgggtaattttgtcaatgaaaagaacaaagattgatcaatgatcatagaaataccatgcaccttAGAAGAAATAAtatcatcctgaatttttaaattgttgtaaaagactttgacaagttcaggatagtaaggcaattttaaaggcataaaattaatgaatccagagttttgaaacacttgataacaatcaaatgtttcatcattaaagaaatttgtgtctaggtacttagggtctagaatgatcctagaagaaaattgagaaatgtaccgtagacgttgatcatctgaagaaaacaaagtagatgatcttggagatgataagGAAGGATGAATCGGTGTTGTGGGTGCTTCAGATGGTCCGTGGCATCGATGGCCAGCAGCAGCagtggtggaggatgatccctttcgctTCTTCGACGATTtttccatttgatgaagtttttgcgaattttaatcggtggaaacgaaagaggagtgaaaatgaTCAAGATTGGGCTTTGCGGGACGTGTTTTGGTTAAGAATTGAGGAAGATATGAGGGTTTGAAGATTTAGGGAAGTGGAGGCACGAAGGAGGAGTGTTGGTTGCGCAGCGTCACTggatttcataaatatttatagagaAGGAcgtgatgtaatcgattacaaggtttggtaatcgattacattagtAGTAagccttatggtaatcgattacaggatgatgtaatcgattacaggctgtctgttcttgtgtaatcgattacactgaatggtaatcgattaccagaacacaaACTAGGCTTGTTCCTCTAAAAATTatctatgtctatgctaaaaatgtagaagcaagcttcatgatgatgaatcaagattgattcatggagttttgatgatgcgaaagaatcaagagtcaagtaaattccaaagattcaagaattaagtttttaagaatcaagtttcaagattcaagttccaagaatcaagatcaagattcaagattcaagaatcaagagaagacttaattcagataagtattaaaaagttttttcaaaaactgagtagcacatgaatttttctcaaaaccttttaccaaatagtttttactctctggtaatcgattaccagattattgtaatcgattaccaatagcaaaatgattttcaaaaagctttgaACTGAATTTTCAACGTTCCAATTggtttcaaaatgttgtaatcgattacaatgatttggtaatcgattaccagtgtgtttgaacgttgaaattcaaatttaattgtgaagagtcacatcctttcacaaaaaagctttgtgtaatcgattacactaatttggtaatcgattaccagtgatagtttctgaacaaaatcaaaagatgtactcttccaatagttttcaagtttttctaaatgttataacttttccaatggttttcagattttctaatagttataacttttccaatagttttcagattttctaaaggttataacttttccaatggttttcagattttctaaaggttataacttttccaatggttttcaaagtttttctaaaagttataactcttctaatggttctcttgaccagacatgaagagtctataaaagcaagactttgatttgcatttcaatTATCTTGAACAAATTTTTCCAATAATTCTTTAGAACCAAGTTTGAGAAACCTAtgcttcttcatcttattcttcttcttcttcttccaaagttttctggttttccaaaccttgaaaactatgctattctttcttttcatctcttctccctttgccaaaaagaattcgccaaggactaaccgcgtgaattctttttgtgtctctcttctcccttttccaaaataacaaaggactaaccgcctgaattcttttgtgtctcccttctcccttgtc encodes the following:
- the LOC114371728 gene encoding heparanase-like protein 2, translating into MGASVGVAQYGKDLIKLILSTLYESSKFKPSLVAPGGFYEKYWYDRLLQVSGLGIINVLTHHLYNLGPGSDEHLERKILDHERLSRVESIFGNLSEIIKIYGPWSSAWVGEAGGAYNSGVNHVSNRFLNSFWYLDQLGIASCYNTKVYCRQTLIGGNYDLLNTTTFAPNPNYYSALLWHRLMGKKVLAVSSDVHIKDFYLQLGNVSRS